A window of Bacillus solimangrovi contains these coding sequences:
- a CDS encoding dipeptidase encodes MKIFDAHCDVLYKLWGNEHLSFYNDKDLHVTYEQLQMTGAKVQCFAIFVPNDVPYGAKFQAALKMVDLFYSRVINPYDQMVHIQTRQDLLNLKEDEIGAILSLEGVDAIEGNVLYYKTLLRLGVRSVGLTWNDANLAADGILEERGAGLTSFGKELVELNNEYHIWTDVSHLSERACWQVLELAKKPLATHSNVKSLCNHPRNLTNEQIKMLIQQNGRIGLTFVPQFLRNDENASISDLLRHLDFVCRLGGEDYVGFGSDFDGIDVMTKGLENYRCYENLINQLLNYYTVNQVNKFLFENLASDFLS; translated from the coding sequence CTCATTGTGATGTGTTATATAAACTATGGGGAAATGAACATCTTTCCTTTTATAATGACAAAGATTTGCATGTTACATATGAACAACTTCAAATGACTGGAGCAAAGGTACAATGTTTTGCTATATTTGTACCTAACGATGTCCCATATGGAGCAAAATTTCAAGCTGCACTTAAGATGGTAGATTTATTCTATAGTAGAGTCATTAACCCATATGATCAGATGGTACACATTCAAACACGTCAAGATTTGTTAAACCTGAAGGAAGATGAAATTGGTGCAATTCTTTCTTTAGAGGGGGTCGATGCGATTGAAGGTAATGTTCTTTATTACAAAACGTTGTTAAGGCTTGGGGTTCGCTCTGTCGGTTTAACTTGGAACGATGCTAATTTAGCTGCAGATGGTATTTTAGAAGAACGTGGAGCAGGATTAACATCGTTCGGGAAGGAACTCGTAGAGCTTAACAATGAGTATCATATTTGGACAGATGTTTCACACCTAAGCGAAAGAGCATGTTGGCAAGTTCTTGAATTAGCAAAGAAACCACTTGCAACTCATTCAAATGTGAAGTCGTTATGTAATCATCCACGTAACTTAACAAATGAGCAAATTAAGATGCTCATTCAACAGAATGGAAGAATCGGTCTAACATTTGTACCACAATTTCTCCGAAATGATGAGAATGCATCAATAAGTGATCTATTGCGCCATTTGGATTTTGTATGTCGATTAGGTGGAGAAGATTATGTTGGATTTGGTTCTGATTTTGATGGTATTGATGTAATGACGAAAGGGCTTGAAAATTATCGTTGTTATGAAAATCTTATTAATCAATTATTGAATTATTATACAGTTAATCAAGTAAACAAGTTTCTTTTTGAAAATTTAGCATCTGATTTCCTCAGCTAG
- a CDS encoding 2-oxoacid:acceptor oxidoreductase subunit alpha produces MINQLSWKVGGQQGEGIESTGEIFAIALNRLGYYLYGYRHFSSRIKGGHTNNKIRVSTTQVRSISDDLDILVAFDQETIDVNIHELHDSGVVIADAKFNPTIPEDSKATLYAVPFTEIATELGTSLMKNMVAVGASSAVLDLDVEEFREVVQEIFGRKGEKVVEKNMEAIKQGAQYIKEQTSGNVQLMQLEKADGKKRMFMIGNDAIAMGFLAGGVRFMPAYPITPASEIMEYLIKKLPEVGGTVIQTEDEIAACTMAIGANYAGTRSITASAGPGLSLMMEAIGLSGMTETPLVVVDTQRGGPSTGLPTKVEQSDLMAMIYGTHGDIPKVVMAPSTVQEAFYDAIEALNIAEEYQIPVILLTDLQVSLGKQTVEPLDYNKIEVRRGKLNPKEELPELEAKETFKRYEVTEDGVSPRVIPGMKNGIHHVTGVEHSENGRPSEVAENRKAQMDKRLRKLDNLAEKFPTPVHVTKNHEDADVLIVGFNSTRGGIEEAMERLEADGIKTNHAHIRLIHPFPVEQMKPLVDAAKKVVVVEYNGTGQLTSILKMNIGQHDKIESMLKYDGNPFKPNEIHRRIKELF; encoded by the coding sequence ATGATCAATCAACTTTCATGGAAAGTTGGCGGACAACAAGGGGAAGGGATTGAAAGTACTGGTGAAATTTTCGCGATTGCATTAAATCGCTTAGGTTATTATCTATACGGATATCGTCACTTCTCTTCTCGTATTAAAGGTGGCCATACAAATAATAAAATTCGTGTCAGCACGACACAAGTGCGTTCAATTTCAGATGATCTTGATATATTAGTAGCATTTGACCAAGAAACAATTGATGTGAATATTCACGAACTACATGATAGTGGTGTCGTAATTGCAGATGCTAAGTTTAATCCAACAATTCCAGAGGACAGCAAGGCAACATTGTATGCTGTACCATTTACAGAGATTGCAACAGAACTAGGAACTTCTCTTATGAAAAACATGGTAGCAGTTGGAGCTTCTAGTGCGGTATTAGACCTTGATGTTGAAGAATTCCGTGAAGTCGTTCAAGAAATCTTCGGCAGAAAAGGCGAAAAAGTCGTTGAAAAGAACATGGAAGCAATTAAACAAGGTGCTCAATATATTAAAGAACAAACGAGTGGTAATGTTCAATTGATGCAACTTGAAAAAGCTGACGGAAAGAAACGCATGTTCATGATCGGTAACGATGCAATTGCAATGGGCTTCCTTGCTGGTGGTGTTCGTTTTATGCCAGCATATCCAATTACTCCAGCTTCAGAAATTATGGAATATTTAATTAAAAAGCTTCCAGAAGTTGGTGGAACAGTTATTCAAACGGAAGATGAGATTGCAGCATGTACGATGGCAATTGGAGCAAATTACGCAGGTACGCGTTCAATTACAGCTTCAGCAGGTCCTGGTCTTTCATTAATGATGGAAGCAATTGGTCTTTCTGGAATGACTGAAACACCATTAGTTGTCGTAGATACACAACGTGGTGGACCAAGTACAGGTCTTCCAACTAAAGTAGAGCAATCGGATTTAATGGCTATGATTTACGGTACACACGGTGACATTCCAAAGGTTGTAATGGCACCAAGTACAGTACAAGAGGCATTTTATGATGCAATTGAAGCGTTAAACATTGCCGAAGAATATCAAATCCCAGTTATCTTATTAACTGACTTACAAGTTTCTCTAGGGAAACAAACGGTAGAGCCGTTAGATTATAACAAAATTGAAGTACGACGTGGTAAGTTAAACCCGAAAGAAGAGCTTCCAGAATTAGAAGCGAAAGAAACGTTCAAACGTTATGAAGTTACTGAAGACGGTGTCTCACCACGCGTAATCCCAGGTATGAAAAACGGTATTCACCACGTTACGGGTGTAGAGCATAGTGAAAATGGTCGCCCGTCAGAGGTTGCAGAAAACCGTAAAGCACAGATGGATAAACGTCTTCGTAAGCTTGATAACTTAGCAGAGAAGTTCCCAACTCCTGTTCACGTGACAAAAAATCATGAAGATGCAGACGTATTGATTGTTGGTTTTAATTCGACTCGTGGTGGAATTGAAGAAGCTATGGAGCGTTTAGAGGCAGATGGGATTAAGACTAATCATGCTCACATTCGTCTTATCCACCCATTCCCAGTTGAACAAATGAAACCACTTGTAGATGCTGCGAAAAAGGTTGTAGTCGTTGAATACAATGGTACTGGTCAACTAACTAGCATTCTTAAGATGAACATAGGTCAACATGATAAAATTGAAAGCATGTTGAAATATGACGGTAATCCATTTAAACCGAATGAAATTCACAGAAGAATTAAGGAGTTGTTCTAA